A section of the Rummeliibacillus pycnus genome encodes:
- a CDS encoding ABC transporter ATP-binding protein gives MYFGHKQVLNGINLTVGKGQIIGYIGPNGAGKSTTVKLMLGLVEGYEGKIEIFGQDLANGDYTYKKRIGYVPETAEIYDQLTACEFLTFTGEMYGLSHNEAEEKSLKLLQEFGLEHAFHQRLSSFSKGMRQKVLITSSLLHNPDLLFYDEPLSGLDANSVLIVKEILAKLAEQGKTIFYSSHIMEVVEKISDRIVLLNDGQVVADGSFEELQEQSEEGTLEEIFNEMTGFNEQEAIANRFVSIVKGEDADEGL, from the coding sequence ATGTACTTTGGTCATAAACAAGTATTAAATGGTATTAATTTAACCGTTGGAAAAGGGCAAATCATTGGTTATATCGGTCCGAATGGTGCTGGTAAAAGTACAACTGTTAAGTTGATGTTAGGTTTGGTAGAAGGGTACGAAGGAAAAATAGAAATCTTTGGTCAAGATTTAGCAAATGGCGATTATACATATAAAAAACGTATTGGTTATGTACCAGAAACCGCAGAGATTTATGATCAGCTGACAGCATGTGAATTTTTAACTTTTACTGGAGAAATGTATGGTTTAAGTCATAATGAAGCAGAAGAAAAGTCATTAAAGTTGTTACAAGAATTTGGATTAGAACATGCTTTTCACCAAAGGTTATCCTCTTTTTCAAAGGGGATGCGTCAAAAAGTATTAATCACCTCTAGTTTGCTGCATAATCCGGATTTACTGTTTTATGATGAGCCATTAAGTGGTTTAGATGCAAATAGTGTTTTAATCGTGAAGGAAATTCTGGCAAAACTTGCAGAGCAGGGTAAGACGATTTTTTACTCATCTCACATTATGGAGGTTGTTGAGAAAATCAGTGATCGAATCGTGTTATTAAATGATGGGCAAGTGGTAGCAGATGGATCGTTTGAAGAGCTACAGGAACAAAGTGAAGAAGGGACATTAGAAGAAATTTTCAATGAGATGACAGGTTTCAACGAGCAAGAAGCAATAGCAAATCGTTTTGTATCAATTGTAAAAGGTGAAGATGCCGATGAAGGATTATAA
- a CDS encoding amidohydrolase, producing the protein MTIDEQILEWFDYFHEHPEISWKEHKTTKKIASILEELHISYQLFGDIPGLVAEIGEGEEIVAVRADIDALWQEVDGEWKANHSCGHDANMSMVLGALLHLKNQPLEHKVRFIFQPAEELGNGAVAAFEHGAVDGVSYLFGVHLRPIEELKLGEVSPAIHHGSAIFLEGEVHGTDAHGARPHQGQNSIDVVMAIHQMIKSIYVSPFDPHSAKLTKIVADGGSMNIIPGAATFTMDIRAQKNAVLNELQDKIEQGLKAIQQQFNIDVSWKWVDYTPGAEVSDEAAKMAEQAIVETLGKDHLAPHVMTPGSDDFHFYTIKKPELKATMIGIGANLAPGLHHPKMTFNHEALLDASKVLAAVLAKKPY; encoded by the coding sequence ATGACAATTGATGAACAAATTTTAGAGTGGTTTGATTATTTTCACGAACATCCTGAGATTAGTTGGAAAGAGCATAAAACAACCAAGAAAATTGCAAGTATTTTAGAAGAGCTACATATTTCTTACCAATTGTTCGGAGATATTCCTGGTCTTGTCGCTGAAATAGGTGAAGGGGAAGAAATTGTTGCAGTACGTGCAGACATTGATGCATTATGGCAAGAAGTTGATGGAGAATGGAAGGCTAATCATTCATGTGGTCATGATGCCAATATGTCGATGGTACTTGGTGCATTATTACACTTGAAAAATCAGCCGCTAGAACATAAAGTACGTTTTATCTTCCAACCTGCTGAAGAACTTGGAAATGGTGCAGTTGCTGCATTTGAACATGGTGCAGTGGATGGGGTATCATATCTATTTGGAGTACATTTGCGACCTATAGAAGAATTGAAATTAGGTGAAGTTTCACCGGCCATTCATCATGGTTCTGCGATTTTCCTTGAAGGAGAAGTACACGGCACAGATGCACATGGTGCTCGTCCACATCAAGGACAAAACTCGATCGATGTTGTAATGGCGATCCATCAAATGATTAAAAGTATATATGTTTCCCCATTTGATCCCCATTCTGCAAAGCTTACGAAGATTGTAGCTGATGGAGGAAGTATGAATATTATCCCTGGCGCTGCAACCTTTACAATGGATATTCGCGCACAGAAAAATGCTGTGCTAAATGAGCTTCAAGATAAGATTGAACAAGGTCTAAAAGCAATTCAGCAACAATTCAATATCGATGTAAGTTGGAAATGGGTTGACTATACGCCAGGGGCTGAAGTTTCAGATGAAGCAGCTAAAATGGCAGAGCAAGCTATTGTCGAAACATTAGGGAAAGACCATTTAGCTCCACACGTGATGACACCTGGTAGTGATGATTTCCATTTTTATACTATTAAGAAACCTGAGTTAAAAGCGACAATGATTGGAATTGGGGCAAATCTAGCACCTGGATTACATCATCCAAAAATGACTTTTAATCATGAAGCATTACTTGATGCCTCAAAGGTATTAGCAGCTGTATTGGCTAAAAAACCTTATTAA
- the mprF gene encoding bifunctional lysylphosphatidylglycerol flippase/synthetase MprF — MKINKSTLVQWLKVILPILLMIFAIHEIGKILGNVNGREIANKLESLDVRTVTLMAVIPLILVFPMFFYDYFIIKKLNLKRPLRRLMKESLIINSFSNLIGFGGLVGVLLRTHYFKKKEVDSTTFFKTIASVTLFYLAGISLFTWILPIFYRDFPMFKEHKLLIVAAGIIGLYVPFLIVKAIVQLIKGTTTKRQILGDVALLGVSILEWLGAFTFMMILVFMLQVPINIANIIPIFIVASSAGIVSMIPGGLGSFDLVFIWGAQSLQIPNESILVLLLFYRIGYYVIPFLAGLVLFLRELWGKFNVGFNAIPRFFLEKTSHILATALVFLAGLVLLVSSVAPGAIERIRYAKELMSFPIVSISHQLAVATGFVLLALSNGISYKDKSSYRMTVFVLLFASALFIIKGIQYKQALFMLFVAGLLFLSRGRFYRESYIVTWGRSIFNTLLIIVILLLYIIIGLFTNPYVKYSIPEKLKPFLTTDSEDLFKSAFMGLIVIIIVVVFEISLRKLTQFTKIPSLAYEQEIFLHLNKYGGKELSHLIFLHDKYVFWNKKKTVLFAYQEIADKLVILGDLVGEKEDFREAIEEFIAFADSYGYTLVFYEVSDQFVPYLHGFGYSFFKLGEEGYIDLLKIHNSKKVIEKTSELNQLFKQEGYSCEILHPPYSAEIMDQLQNISDEWLDNRKEKGFSLGYFNEDYLQFTPLAVLRNHHFEIVAFANLIPLYDEERTVTIDLMRSKKGELPDKAMDYLFLNIFASSIGQGFKRLNVGMTPLSHVGVSKFAGINEKIGTQILVDGQDYYNFRDIQRFKEKYANDWQPKYLAYRKRVFLPFTILQIMMLIGDNKYSSMREKVSEAKQSRK, encoded by the coding sequence ATGAAAATCAATAAATCGACGCTTGTTCAATGGCTAAAAGTCATTTTGCCAATTTTGCTGATGATTTTTGCAATTCATGAAATCGGTAAGATTTTAGGAAATGTTAATGGTCGCGAAATTGCGAATAAATTAGAATCTTTAGATGTCAGAACAGTAACACTAATGGCTGTGATTCCTCTAATACTTGTATTTCCAATGTTTTTCTATGATTACTTTATTATTAAAAAATTAAATTTAAAAAGACCGTTACGACGTCTAATGAAAGAATCATTAATTATTAATTCTTTTTCAAATCTAATTGGTTTTGGTGGCCTTGTAGGGGTATTATTAAGGACTCATTATTTTAAGAAAAAAGAAGTAGATAGTACAACTTTTTTTAAAACAATTGCATCTGTCACTTTGTTTTATCTTGCGGGGATTTCACTTTTCACTTGGATTTTACCTATTTTTTACAGAGATTTTCCTATGTTTAAAGAACATAAGTTGTTAATTGTTGCAGCAGGGATAATTGGATTATATGTTCCTTTTCTAATTGTTAAAGCAATTGTGCAATTGATTAAAGGAACAACAACTAAACGCCAAATATTAGGTGATGTCGCACTGTTAGGTGTCTCGATTTTAGAATGGCTTGGTGCATTTACATTTATGATGATTTTAGTGTTTATGTTACAAGTACCGATTAACATAGCGAATATTATTCCAATTTTTATTGTTGCATCTAGTGCAGGAATTGTAAGTATGATCCCCGGAGGCCTTGGATCATTCGATTTGGTTTTTATATGGGGAGCACAAAGTCTACAAATTCCCAATGAATCGATTTTAGTTCTGTTGTTATTTTATAGAATTGGCTATTATGTGATTCCGTTTTTGGCGGGACTTGTACTCTTTTTACGTGAGTTATGGGGCAAGTTTAATGTTGGTTTTAATGCGATTCCTCGATTCTTTTTAGAAAAAACTAGCCATATATTAGCAACTGCACTTGTATTTTTAGCAGGACTTGTACTGCTAGTTTCATCTGTAGCGCCTGGAGCAATTGAACGTATTCGATATGCAAAAGAGCTGATGTCATTTCCAATTGTGAGTATTTCACATCAATTAGCAGTTGCGACGGGCTTTGTATTACTCGCATTATCAAATGGAATTTCTTATAAAGATAAAAGTTCTTATCGGATGACAGTTTTTGTTTTACTCTTTGCATCGGCTCTTTTTATCATAAAAGGAATTCAATATAAGCAAGCTCTATTTATGCTATTTGTAGCAGGCTTGTTATTTTTATCACGTGGACGATTTTATAGAGAAAGTTATATTGTGACGTGGGGACGTAGTATTTTCAATACATTGCTTATTATAGTGATCTTGTTACTTTATATCATTATCGGTCTATTCACGAACCCTTACGTAAAATATTCTATTCCCGAAAAATTGAAACCATTTTTGACAACGGATTCTGAAGATCTATTTAAAAGTGCATTTATGGGTCTTATTGTGATAATAATTGTAGTAGTTTTTGAGATCTCTTTACGTAAACTTACACAATTTACAAAGATACCATCATTGGCATATGAACAGGAAATTTTTTTACATCTCAATAAGTATGGAGGTAAGGAATTATCTCATTTAATCTTCTTACATGATAAATATGTGTTTTGGAATAAGAAAAAGACGGTTCTATTTGCCTATCAAGAAATTGCAGATAAACTTGTCATACTGGGAGATTTAGTAGGGGAAAAGGAAGATTTTAGAGAAGCTATTGAAGAATTTATAGCCTTTGCCGATTCGTACGGGTATACCCTTGTTTTCTATGAGGTCAGCGATCAATTTGTACCTTACTTACATGGCTTTGGATACAGCTTTTTCAAACTTGGAGAAGAAGGGTATATCGATTTACTAAAAATTCATAATTCAAAAAAGGTAATAGAAAAGACGTCTGAATTGAATCAGCTTTTTAAGCAAGAAGGTTATTCATGTGAAATCTTGCATCCGCCATATTCTGCTGAAATCATGGACCAATTGCAGAATATTTCAGATGAATGGCTTGATAATCGAAAAGAAAAAGGTTTTTCGCTCGGCTATTTTAATGAAGATTATTTACAATTTACGCCTCTTGCTGTGTTGAGAAATCATCATTTTGAAATTGTGGCATTTGCCAATCTCATCCCCCTTTATGATGAAGAACGAACAGTGACAATTGATCTGATGCGTTCTAAAAAGGGAGAACTTCCAGATAAGGCAATGGACTATTTATTTTTAAATATTTTCGCATCCTCAATCGGCCAAGGGTTTAAACGATTAAATGTGGGGATGACTCCATTGTCTCATGTCGGGGTTTCAAAATTTGCCGGTATAAATGAAAAAATTGGGACACAAATATTGGTAGATGGTCAGGATTATTATAATTTTAGGGATATTCAACGATTTAAAGAGAAGTATGCGAACGATTGGCAACCTAAATATCTTGCATATCGAAAACGAGTTTTTCTGCCATTTACAATTTTACAAATAATGATGTTAATTGGTGATAATAAATATTCATCCATGAGAGAAAAAGTATCGGAAGCAAAACAATCGAGAAAATGA
- a CDS encoding LysM peptidoglycan-binding and 3D domain-containing protein, which produces MKKYLIALAGVFALGTAALTTQASAASYKVEKGDTLWEISQDQDVTVQDLKNWNELKSDVIVPSQQLEIGSKAKTYTIKKGDTLFKISQATGVSVGDLKAYNNLTSDVIYEGQSLALSGDSHNVNVASVSDNQTPAKTQSTNIQPKNKQTTNTQPSTSQSTQQSSGKTMTVTATAYTPNCAGCSGRTATGINVKANPNMKVIAVDPRVIPLGSKVWVEGYGTAIAGDTGGAIKGNRIDLLMPNNSQANSWGVRTVTIKVLD; this is translated from the coding sequence ATGAAAAAATATTTAATTGCACTAGCAGGTGTTTTCGCACTAGGTACAGCAGCTTTAACAACTCAAGCATCAGCTGCTAGTTACAAAGTGGAAAAAGGTGATACACTTTGGGAAATTTCTCAAGACCAAGATGTAACCGTACAGGACTTAAAAAATTGGAACGAACTAAAATCAGATGTTATTGTTCCTTCACAACAGCTAGAAATTGGCTCTAAAGCTAAAACATATACTATAAAAAAAGGTGACACCTTATTTAAAATTTCACAAGCGACAGGCGTTTCTGTTGGAGATTTAAAAGCTTATAATAATCTTACTAGTGATGTAATCTATGAAGGTCAATCGCTTGCGTTATCAGGAGATTCACATAATGTGAATGTTGCTTCTGTTTCGGACAATCAAACACCAGCTAAAACACAATCAACAAATATACAACCAAAAAATAAACAAACGACTAATACACAACCATCAACTAGTCAATCTACACAACAATCGTCAGGGAAAACGATGACAGTTACAGCTACAGCTTATACACCAAATTGTGCAGGTTGCTCAGGCCGTACTGCAACAGGTATTAATGTAAAAGCTAATCCAAATATGAAAGTAATTGCAGTCGATCCTAGGGTTATTCCATTAGGTTCAAAAGTGTGGGTTGAAGGTTACGGAACAGCAATTGCTGGTGATACAGGCGGAGCAATCAAAGGTAATAGAATTGATTTATTAATGCCAAACAATAGCCAAGCTAATAGCTGGGGCGTACGAACAGTTACCATTAAAGTATTAGATTAA
- a CDS encoding PaaI family thioesterase — protein sequence MVKEYSKAIQDDYPEDFAWCYGCGRLNNEGIHVRTFWDGDQTISYIQPDKKYTALPGFVYGGFIASFIDCHGTGSASLALHRKNGYKPGDGVEPPRFVTASLHVDYLKPTPQGVQLKAIGEVEEIHPKKFRVMIQVFAGDLHVANAEVVAVVMPKSFLISEGI from the coding sequence ATGGTTAAAGAGTATAGTAAAGCAATTCAAGATGATTATCCAGAAGATTTTGCTTGGTGCTATGGATGTGGACGACTAAACAATGAGGGTATTCATGTGAGAACGTTTTGGGATGGCGATCAAACAATATCTTACATTCAACCGGACAAAAAGTATACGGCATTACCTGGTTTCGTGTATGGTGGATTTATAGCTTCTTTTATAGATTGTCATGGAACTGGGTCAGCATCATTAGCATTGCATCGTAAAAATGGCTACAAACCGGGTGATGGAGTAGAACCACCTCGTTTTGTTACGGCATCTTTACATGTAGATTATCTAAAACCAACGCCACAAGGGGTGCAATTAAAGGCGATTGGAGAGGTAGAAGAAATTCATCCAAAGAAATTTAGAGTGATGATTCAAGTGTTTGCAGGTGATCTTCATGTAGCGAATGCTGAAGTAGTCGCTGTTGTTATGCCCAAAAGCTTTTTGATAAGTGAAGGCATATAA
- the nhaC gene encoding Na+/H+ antiporter NhaC — MKKEIGALWAILTFVVMILTMLVTVVVLEQSPHVPLIVGTIVAAIVTWKHGYKWTEIEEMMYKGIKLALPAIVIIMLVGLTIGAWIGGGVVATMIFYGLKMISPAWFLVTILLICSIVSLAIGSSWSTMATIGVAGMGIGLSMGIPAPMIAGAVISGSYFGDKMSPLSDTTNLASGLTNTDLFDHVKHMLYTTIPALMISLGVFAWLGRSFAHVGMDTKEIQTTLQVMQDSFVISPWLLLVPVIVIVLVAKKVPAVPALMIGIILGFLSQIFIQGGSVSAAVNALQEGFKIQTGNEMVDNLFNRGGLDSMMFTVSMTIVAMTFGGILEFSGMLSSMMSLIVKAAKSTGSLIAATIASCITTNATCSEQYISIVVPARMFVKVYKKRGLNSKNLSRALEDGGTLSSVFFPWNTCGVFILATLGVGAAEYAPYAILNYTVPIISIIYAYTGFTIVKLSPEEMEAVENEESNSERERSVSSVSIL, encoded by the coding sequence GTGAAAAAAGAGATAGGTGCATTGTGGGCGATACTTACTTTTGTTGTAATGATACTAACAATGCTTGTGACAGTTGTTGTTTTAGAACAAAGTCCACACGTTCCATTAATTGTTGGTACGATTGTAGCGGCAATTGTAACTTGGAAACATGGCTACAAATGGACTGAAATTGAAGAAATGATGTACAAGGGAATTAAATTAGCACTACCTGCCATTGTAATTATTATGCTGGTTGGATTAACCATAGGAGCTTGGATTGGTGGTGGAGTTGTTGCAACCATGATTTTCTATGGTTTAAAAATGATTTCTCCAGCTTGGTTCCTTGTAACAATCTTGCTCATTTGTTCGATTGTATCTTTAGCGATTGGGAGCTCTTGGTCTACAATGGCAACAATTGGTGTTGCAGGTATGGGAATTGGCTTGAGTATGGGCATTCCTGCACCAATGATTGCGGGAGCAGTTATTTCTGGATCCTATTTTGGCGATAAAATGTCGCCTTTATCAGATACGACCAACCTAGCATCAGGTTTAACCAATACAGATTTATTTGACCATGTTAAACATATGCTTTATACAACAATCCCGGCTTTAATGATTTCTCTTGGCGTTTTTGCATGGTTGGGGAGAAGTTTCGCTCACGTAGGTATGGATACTAAAGAGATTCAAACAACCTTACAAGTTATGCAGGATAGCTTTGTCATTAGTCCTTGGTTGTTGCTTGTTCCAGTCATTGTAATTGTTTTAGTGGCAAAAAAAGTACCTGCAGTTCCGGCTTTAATGATTGGGATTATTCTTGGCTTTTTATCTCAAATATTCATACAGGGTGGATCTGTTTCAGCTGCTGTTAATGCATTACAAGAAGGATTTAAAATCCAAACAGGCAATGAAATGGTGGATAATTTATTTAACCGTGGAGGTTTAGATTCCATGATGTTCACGGTTTCAATGACCATTGTGGCTATGACATTCGGAGGTATTTTGGAATTCTCCGGTATGTTAAGTTCTATGATGAGCTTAATAGTAAAAGCAGCGAAATCGACTGGAAGTCTAATTGCAGCAACAATTGCTTCGTGTATTACTACAAATGCTACTTGCTCAGAACAGTATATTTCCATCGTTGTGCCAGCACGTATGTTTGTTAAAGTTTATAAGAAACGTGGGTTGAATTCTAAGAATCTCTCTCGTGCTTTAGAAGATGGTGGGACATTGTCATCCGTATTTTTCCCATGGAATACTTGTGGTGTATTTATACTTGCTACTTTAGGTGTAGGTGCAGCAGAATATGCCCCTTATGCTATATTGAATTATACAGTGCCAATTATTTCGATTATTTATGCGTACACAGGATTTACGATTGTAAAACTTTCGCCTGAAGAAATGGAAGCAGTGGAAAATGAGGAAAGTAATTCGGAAAGGGAACGTAGTGTATCATCTGTATCGATTTTATGA
- a CDS encoding HAD family hydrolase encodes MNSQAIVLDLDGTTLTTKKTVNPLLVQYIQSLRKRGLLVLIATGRTINEVNDILPEEFIVDGVVASNGMNIFVGKQQVHKSEIPSATVQYLIEQSIEFGIYHEIYHQDGSKTAKKTSLQSEMTNLNSHKYKHTKWTASIHTNNVEKILFFDDRASLVSKWFEKLQKMQLTHPFAAALSSSDLIDVNGLGATKAAGVSTVLSKLHLDFKNVIAFGDGGNDLPLFQRVGKSVAMKNAREEIQSKADDITTYTNDENGLYHYLYQLFH; translated from the coding sequence ATGAATTCACAAGCAATCGTTCTAGACCTCGATGGAACAACTTTGACAACTAAAAAGACTGTTAATCCATTATTAGTACAGTATATACAGTCACTTAGGAAACGCGGATTGCTAGTTTTAATCGCAACTGGGCGAACGATTAACGAAGTAAATGACATTCTTCCAGAGGAATTTATAGTAGATGGAGTAGTTGCTTCTAATGGTATGAATATATTTGTTGGTAAACAACAAGTTCATAAAAGTGAAATTCCATCTGCTACAGTTCAATATTTAATCGAGCAATCAATTGAATTTGGTATTTATCATGAAATATATCACCAAGATGGATCCAAAACAGCTAAGAAAACATCGTTACAGTCTGAAATGACAAATTTGAATTCTCACAAGTATAAGCATACAAAATGGACAGCTTCTATCCATACAAATAATGTGGAAAAGATATTATTCTTCGATGATCGTGCTTCACTAGTGTCTAAATGGTTCGAGAAGTTACAAAAAATGCAATTAACCCATCCATTTGCAGCAGCTTTATCATCATCTGACTTAATTGATGTGAATGGTTTGGGTGCTACGAAGGCCGCTGGTGTTTCAACTGTACTATCCAAATTACATCTCGATTTCAAAAATGTCATTGCATTTGGAGATGGAGGTAATGACTTACCCCTATTCCAAAGAGTGGGTAAAAGTGTTGCAATGAAAAATGCCCGTGAAGAGATTCAATCTAAAGCAGACGATATCACTACTTATACGAATGATGAAAACGGTCTATATCATTATTTATATCAATTATTCCATTAA
- a CDS encoding sensor histidine kinase codes for MTKWYSVFPKNPVMSLVAWIAFCFIPFYLIFHSSSKLEGSIALAVLIMYLICFRFAYTATNGLVYMWIAFGMLINAGMTVLFGYIYFAFFTAFSIGKIHHTVGFYIMYGLHIAMTVGSVIGGFFIETDLFIQEIPLIVVILFSAILGPFYLYSESKSKKLEGALETANARISELSVYEERQRIARDLHDTLGQKLSMIGLKSDLAVRLVEKDPKAAIQELHDIRQTSSIALKEVREMVSNMKNVKLQEELMHVQQILRAANIKLTMEGNPQFEKIPTMLSNSLSMCLKEAVNNVVRHSQATDCMIAILQTADFIEMIISDNGIGLSNSQRKPSCNGLNGMKERVEFVNGELEVREKNGTTVRITVPIVIAPNGE; via the coding sequence GTGACAAAATGGTATAGTGTGTTTCCGAAAAATCCAGTAATGAGCTTGGTAGCATGGATTGCTTTTTGTTTTATTCCGTTTTATTTAATATTTCACTCATCATCAAAGCTTGAGGGGTCAATTGCTCTTGCAGTCCTTATTATGTATTTAATATGCTTCAGATTTGCGTATACTGCGACAAATGGACTTGTGTATATGTGGATTGCTTTTGGGATGCTGATCAATGCTGGGATGACGGTTTTATTTGGGTATATATATTTTGCTTTCTTTACAGCATTTTCAATAGGGAAAATTCATCATACTGTTGGCTTTTATATTATGTATGGACTTCATATTGCGATGACGGTAGGCTCTGTTATTGGTGGTTTTTTTATCGAGACAGATTTATTCATCCAAGAAATTCCATTAATTGTTGTGATTTTGTTTAGTGCGATTTTAGGGCCATTTTATCTTTATAGTGAAAGTAAGAGCAAAAAACTTGAAGGAGCATTAGAAACAGCGAATGCACGTATTTCAGAACTGAGTGTTTATGAAGAAAGACAACGAATTGCAAGGGATTTACATGATACCCTAGGACAAAAACTTTCAATGATTGGATTGAAAAGTGATTTAGCTGTTCGTTTAGTAGAAAAAGATCCAAAAGCGGCTATTCAAGAACTTCATGATATTCGTCAAACTTCTAGCATTGCATTAAAAGAAGTACGTGAGATGGTATCTAATATGAAGAATGTTAAATTGCAAGAGGAATTAATGCATGTACAGCAAATTTTAAGGGCAGCTAATATAAAGTTAACGATGGAAGGCAATCCACAATTCGAAAAAATTCCAACAATGCTTAGTAACTCATTGAGTATGTGTTTAAAAGAAGCTGTTAATAATGTAGTGCGGCATAGTCAAGCAACAGATTGTATGATAGCAATTTTGCAGACTGCTGATTTTATAGAAATGATTATTAGTGACAATGGAATTGGCTTATCAAATAGCCAAAGAAAACCTTCTTGCAATGGGTTAAATGGTATGAAAGAACGTGTTGAATTTGTAAATGGCGAATTAGAAGTACGCGAAAAAAATGGAACGACTGTGAGAATAACTGTACCAATTGTGATCGCACCTAATGGTGAATAA
- a CDS encoding helix-turn-helix domain-containing protein, producing the protein MFNPQDFGEKLKELRIQNGYSMLSLGKAIGTSASRIKSWEMGESVPSASWIVKLSNILQVSADELLLNILEESPSKGEKVFPKKRNVILNDLNILLHELDKKDLWELYTLAELKAMQKEVSL; encoded by the coding sequence ATGTTTAATCCACAAGATTTTGGTGAAAAGTTAAAAGAGTTACGTATTCAAAATGGGTATTCAATGCTATCGTTGGGCAAAGCAATCGGTACATCGGCAAGCCGTATTAAAAGTTGGGAAATGGGTGAAAGTGTACCTTCTGCTAGCTGGATCGTTAAGCTTAGCAATATACTACAGGTATCGGCTGATGAATTGCTACTTAACATACTTGAGGAATCACCTTCAAAGGGGGAGAAGGTATTTCCTAAAAAGCGCAATGTCATATTAAATGATTTGAATATTTTACTACATGAACTAGATAAAAAAGATTTATGGGAACTTTATACCTTAGCTGAACTAAAAGCAATGCAAAAAGAAGTATCATTATAA